In Lodderomyces elongisporus chromosome 1, complete sequence, the DNA window ACTTTGATCAACGAATTTCGAGACGAGTCTGGTTATAATGGGTTTATATACGAAGCCAATGCTGTAGCTGATGATATTAATGAAGGAAAGTTGCAAAATAGTGTTATGCCGCATGCCGAAACATTACTCGTTATGGGTGTAATGGATGAAATTAGAAACCAAAATGGATTGATATATGAGCAAGATTGATGCTACTTATTAGGTGGTAAACAATCTAACCTAATTATTTGAAAAGTTAGttaataaacaaaagaaaaagaaaaagaaaaagaaaaagaaaaaggaaaagaaaaaattggaacAAATAACAGAAAATAGTAAAATAATTATTACAGTACTTCATCTAATGACAAACAATGTCTGCAGTTATAATGTATGTGACAAAAAGCGTTGAATTGAGCTCACAAAATGGGGCGTTGATGtaaccttttcttttggattTAGAAGTATTGAAGGAGGAGTAGAGAAGGCTAACCTTCAAGATGATGTCCACAATGATGTTAGTCATAAATACtttgtaaaagaaaaagattttgcatttcaaaaaaaaataaaaataaaaaaaaataaaaaaagaacacagacatagaaccaaaaaatgGTGTTTTAGACAAGTCAAAAGAAGGCTAGATGGTGCATGAGTTATTAGCAAGAAAAGTTAATTctagttttgttttatacTTATTTCTAATCGCAATGTGTGTgtagttttcttttagcTACTaaattcttgttttgttttgtttagtttAGTTCCAAACCTATGTTGAAAGTTTAGGATccaaaatatgaaaaacatgatcaaagtaaaaaagaactttatttcaaatgaaaaaaacacatGAGCTCTCAACTCCAGTCATGATTGTGTATACCTAGCACTACTATcttgaaaaaggaaaaaggagatgaaaaatgcaaaatgcaaaaagcaaaatgcaaaatgCACAGACACTTTTCAGTTTGCAAAATAATATCTTTTCGGATTCCTCGATATCGTTATAAATGACTAAAGATATAAACACGATGGCATAGTCGACAATGCTCTTTTTAACCAACATCTCGCTGCTTTgtttaaaaatgaaaataaaaaagaaaaaaataaaaaataataataatcataatgatgatgatgatgggaCATTATTATGGATATCATTTATACCAAAGGTTTCGTTTCAGTTCCTTCTAACGTCATTATTGGTGTACAACGGGAAAGACTATCTCGTATCTCAAACgcaaagaaaatttttaaatcatTTTTTCTCTGTTGATCATCAAGGTAACGACAATAATTTGTTTGAAGAAAGGGTAAACTATATCGCGCGGTGCAAATACTTACGTGtgtttattattattgtttctttcctttAAGTTATTCTTTTGGCTTTCCCTTCCAAATGTATGCAATACTATTCGTTGATCTTTTATAGAGACTCGATTCTACCACCAAGTTGCAATCATTGAACTTTCTCATTTACTGCAAAGCCTTTAACCTTTGTCTCATTTCATCAATTGCAATAttatcttcctcttcttcctcttcttcgtctGCTTCGCCAACCCTCTCTGTTGCCTCATGTTCCTTGTCTTCAAACTCTACTTGCGGAACTCCCGACTCaattttgttgaatttatCCTCGGTCAAGCTGGTAATAATCTTGTTAACCTCTTCTTGCGACTCACCTTCCAATTCTTCGTCTTCAATCTCCAAGTCAACCATATCGTCCATCATTTCATTAATCACTCCAGCTTTTGTTAGTTCCTTTGACAACTCTTGCATGGTTTGTGATACGGCACCAATGTGGATCAACAGATTAACATCTTTCATCACTAAGGTTGATGCACCAATAGATTTTGTAAGTTTATTCATTTGCCACTGTTCGTTTATTGCCATTGTGATCGATTCTATTCTAGTTCTTGATGTGTATAGCTTGTTGTACTGTCgattgatattgatataCTCCTTAGCATATAGTTTGGCCGTTTTGTaatccttttcctttgctgCCTTCTTTATAAGCCCTTcggtctttttcttcaaaggCTGTAGTTGATTTAAGGAACGGTCAATCTCTCGCTTGTTTTTGCGAAGTAGTTGGTTGATCTTCCTCATCTAGACTTGAGAGTTAGTACACCCACTCACTAAATAATgtaaattttcttttaaatgATTTATTGGAATGATAAAATTTATCTTCACATACTTGCTCCTTGGGGTCGGGCCCCCATATTTGGTTCTTGATAAATTCCATTGGATATAATTGTAATGTGTCGTGAGATTTCGTAAGATTTTTGAAGTAGGATATCTTTCTAAatatttctatttattcatttatcTTATTTAGTGTTTCAACAACACCGATAGGCATGAATTGCGTTTTCGTATATATTTTTGTGTCCACCTCAATctacagaaaaaaaagaaaaaaagaaaatagataAAAGAGCTAAGTCAATCACGTGATTAGCTTCAGagctttgaaaaaaattagtgGCGAACTTCAAGTTAAATAaatcaatttgaaaaaaaaaacgtaATCATTAGACATATGATATAGAAACAATTTATAGGTTGGTTCATCCATATTTGCaattatttttaaaaaaagaaagaaacaagataACTGAAGACATTTGTGTTTTATAATCATATCTATGTTATTAATTggtatttttatatatgtttgCGTAATCGTatattgttttcaaaatacttaagtttctttattttttggttcgCAATTGggtggaaaaaaatagcaGAAAGCGACAAACATAAATTTACAGGTATTCAAGTGTGTCACTACCAAATCATACATCGGTAAAAGCTTTAATACAAGAATGCTATATCCTATTTACTTTGCCCAAAATAATTTTACATTATATTTAGAACCAAAGACTTAGGTATTTATCAAATGAATGGACCGGAATTTGGGGTTATTTGACTCAGAATCCGTTATTAAACCAATATTGTTTCTATTATCTCTaattccattttctttgctcGTCGCCGCTACCATTATTATCTCCGTTCCTTTCTTCACAATAGATATGCAGAGGGTGGGAGAGAGAGGCGCAATCTAAAACTTGTGCACCAGAACGAAAATGACCCAGATATTTACACAGCTATATATTACTTACACATATAAAAAGGGGCAAGGCAAATGTTCACTTTGATTCCACTGATTCATTTCCCACTAGTTATTCTTGGAATATTGATTGCAGTGatacacaaacaaacaatggCTCCACCAATCAATACCTCAACCGGTTCAGCCGGCTCTCCACCTTCTCCACAGGAGCAGTTCATCTTAATCATTGCTGGAGTGATTTTACCTCCCTTGGCAGTATTTCTTGCCAAAAGATATTCAATTTGGAACAAAGAGTTTTGGATAACTTTGTTCTTAACTTTGTTGGGCCATTTACCTGGCCTggtttttgcaatttattGGTTGGTGTGTGTACAATTCCCACAGCAGGGCATTAACTACACTCCTGTCGAAGATATCGAAAATCTTGCAGCTGACCATCACCAACCACGCGATGAAGCTCACGGTGAAGACGCTACTGGAAGTCGTACTGTAACTGCTGGCCAACAAGAAGGTTTTATCCATCACAGTCAAGGGCAATATGATCAATATGATAGACGGACGGATTATAAGCACGACCAACATACTACTGAAGACAATaacaatgacaatgatCTATTCTACAATGGTGAAGGCAACTCCAATTATttggaacaacaacagcgcGAGCCATACAGAGACTATGATAGTTCAAGTCCTTCGGCTAAGGACCATTTACTCAGTGCTCTGGATTTACCTACttatgatgatgttgttgaagatggCCATGTTAAACACCATAAAAAGGATGTGAAAggtaaaaagaacaaatctcaaaagaaataatGTGAGCATAGTacaatatatacacatattaCGTAGAGCAAGCTTTTgtttaagaaaagaaaaagaaaggaaaagaaaaagaaaaaagaatacacacacacacacacacacgctGGGCCGTCTTGATGTCTTTCATTAtacattattttttttttttgattttttttttttgtattgacTTAATTAGTTACTTACTCTTTTAATCTTTGCTTTGATTAACTTTGTATCAACAATTCTTACGACAAATCATCGATAGCCACCATAGATTTTGCAATAAATCCCTCTATATGGAATATCGATTTTGTTCCGAGACTTAATCTCTCATCAAAAATGGATGCAATTTTCACAATTTCTGCTATAAGTTTCGTCTTGCCCTTTTCCAACTTGATCAACTCAAATAATAATCCTTTGAGTATGGTTCTAGCTGGAATGCAGTGGGATAATAACTCATAAGTTGCCGTCCTAAGTTTGGCTAAATTTGCAAC includes these proteins:
- the VPS24 gene encoding Vacuolar protein-sorting-associated protein 24 (BUSCO:EOG0926510L), producing the protein MEFIKNQIWGPDPKEQMRKINQLLRKNKREIDRSLNQLQPLKKKTEGLIKKAAKEKDYKTAKLYAKEYININRQYNKLYTSRTRIESITMAINEQWQMNKLTKSIGASTLVMKDVNSLIHIGAVSQTMQELSKELTKAGVINEMMDDMVDLEIEDEELEGESQEEVNKIITSLTEDKFNKIESGVPQVEFEDKEHEATERVGEADEEEEEEEDNIAIDEMRQRLKALQ